One part of the Rutidosis leptorrhynchoides isolate AG116_Rl617_1_P2 chromosome 1, CSIRO_AGI_Rlap_v1, whole genome shotgun sequence genome encodes these proteins:
- the LOC139843812 gene encoding protein FAR1-RELATED SEQUENCE 3-like: protein MNRYVGESDAHIFIENLLRKQEVLPNFTYEYKCGNDGTLLGVFWFDYVSKVNYQKFGDIVSFDATYKTNKYKMVFVPLTGIDNHKKLVCFGATLLTGESIESFNWFLDCFLKTFGNEPSLVVTDHDHRS from the exons ATGAATCGATATGTAGGTGAAAGTGATGCACACATTTTTATAGAGAATCTTCTTCGGAAGCAAGAAGTTTTACCAAACTTCACTTACGAGTATAAATGTGGTAATGATGGTACTTTACTTGGAGTATTCTGGTTTGATTATGTCTCTAAAGTTAATTATCAAAAGTTTGGTGATATTGTGTCTTTTGATGCAACTTACAAGACAAACAA GTACAAGATGGTGTTTGTTCCTCTTACTGGAATTGATAATCATAAGAAACTTGTGTGTTTTGGTGCTACTCTACTTACTGGTGAAAGTATTGAATCGTTTAACTGGTTTCTAGACTGTTTCTTGAAAACTTTTGGGAATGAACCTTCATTAGTTGTCACCGATCATGATCACCGATCATAA